From the genome of Candidatus Eisenbacteria bacterium:
GCGTTCGACGATCGCCTCTATCGATTCGCGGGCTACTTCGCCAAGTATGCGCTCGGCAAGTTTCGCAAGCGCATCGAGCATCAGCAGCGCTTCGACTTCGAGCAGCTCACCCGCCTGTTCGCGTCGCGCGGCATGGGACTGACCGCGTTCGCGCGCGTGCCGGCCGGCTTCTCGTGGATGAACGACGCGCGAACCAAGCGCCTGCAGGGCCCGTTCACGAACGCGCTCGCGGGCCTGCACCGGGCGACCGGTGTGGACCTGGCGGCTGACGCGAACTTCGTGATGACGTTTCGGCGTGGCGTGAGCGGCCCGTGGGTCGAACGCCGCGTCACACACGTGTGTCGCGAGTGCGGGGAACTCGCGGTGCTGTCGCCACCCCTTCCGACTCCGCGCACCTGGCAGTGCCCCTACTGCGGCGAGCTCAATCCGCTCGGCCGACCGCGCGGGTGACGGGGCTCGCCAACACCCGTTCGTAGACGCGTTCGAGCCGCCCCACCACCGCGGAGCGGCCGAACCGCGCCAGCGCATCGGCGCGCAGCCGCACCGGGTCGAAGTGCCTGGCACCGACGACGAAGGCGGCGAGGGCGTCGCGCAACGCCGCCGCGTCGCCGACCGGCAACAACACGCCGTTCGTGTCGTCGACGACTTCGTCGGGCCCGCCGCAGCGTGTCGCGATGACCGGCTTGCCGCACGCGAGTGCTTCGACGTAGACGATGCCGAACGATTCCGCCCGACTCGGCAGCACGAATGCATCGCAGCGCTGGAACTCCTCGAGTGCGCGCTCGGGAGCGAGCATGCCGAGCCAGCTCACGCGCTCCGCGAGCCCGAGACGTTGTGCCTCGGCGCGAAAGCGCGGGAGGTCCGGTCCGTCGCCCCCGATCCTCAGCCGCACTCCGGCGCGGTGCAGTTCGGACAGGCGCGGCAGGAGATCGGCGAGCGCCTGCAACAGTTCGCTCACGCCTTTGCGTGCGGTCATGCCGCCGAGCAGGAAGAACGTGAATCCTCGGGGGGTGTCCGGAGGTGCCGGGGCGGGAGCGAAGAACCGTTCGTCCACCACGTTCGGAACCACCTCGGGGGCCGGAAATCCGAACTGCTCGATGCGCCGCGCGAGCGCGCCGCTCACGGCCACGATCGCGGAGGCGTTGGCGAGCGGTTCGGCCAGGATTGGAAGCAGCGTCCCGTCGCGACGCGCATAGACGGCGAGCGGAAACGGCGCCATGTGCTCGGTGATCACGTAGGGCACGCGGTGTTCGCGAGCGAGCTGCATCGCGACCCAGCCGCCCGGGTAACTGCCGTGCGCGTGAATGACGTCGATCGCACCCCAGTCACGAGATGCCCGCTGCCAGTTCCGGCGGCTCGCGGCCAGCAGCGCTTGGCGATTGCCACCATTCCAGCGCTGACTGGTCGCCAGGGCGGCGTGCTCGAACTCGAACACGTTCGCGGTCAGTGGCGTCGTGCGCGGCGGTTCCGAAAGCCGAGCGAGTGCGCGCAACAGACAGCGCGGCGAGCGTCTCAGGTGGTCGGGCGAAACGAAGCCCTCGCCCTGATTCCACAACCCGAGTCCCACCCTCCATTCGGGGCGCAACGTGCCGAGCGCAAGCGCCTGATCACGTGCGAATGCACCTTCGAACGGAAAACAGGCGTGCGGGTACCAGGAGGGAACGATGAACAACCGCATCGAGAGCCGGCCTCGGGGTGAGCGACGAAGGTCGAAGTGCGGCAGCATAGCGCGGTTTGTCAGGACGTGCCGTCGCCACCTAGGCTGCGCGCGATGACGCTCTTCCCGCTCGATCGGTCGCCGTGCGCGACGCGCTGAAGCAACTGCGCGGCGAGTCGCTGGTCTACGGGCTCGGCCAGTTCGGCGGTCGAGCGGTGCAGCTGCTGCTGGTTCCGGTGCTCACGCGCGTGCTGGCACCCGCCGAGTACGCAGTCTCGGAGCTGGTGGTCGCGTATTCGCAAACCGCGATCTTCCTGCTGGTGCTCGGCATGGACGCGGCGCTGGCGCGCTTCTTCTATGGCGCGACCGATCGTGCGGCCCGCATCGGCATGACCTCGACGTCGCTGTGGTTCCGGCTCGCGCTCGGCCTGGCGGTCGCGCTCGTGTTGCTGATGCTGGCGCGGCCGATCGCGGTGTCGCTGCTCGGTAACGCGGTCTACACCAAGTACGTCGCGATCGGCGCGGCAACCGTGCCGTTCACCCTCCTGACGTTGTTCGCGAACGATGTGCTGCGGGTGACCTTCCAACCCGACAAGTTCATCGCGATGAACCTGCTCCAGACCCTCGTCGCGGTGGCGCTGGCGCTCTACCTGGTGGTGGTCCGCGACATCGGCGTCGTGGGCGTTCTGTACGGACGACTCGCGGCGGACGGTTGTGCGGCGCTGCTCGGATTGCTGCTGCTGCGCCATTCGATCCGCTTCCGGTTCGAGGGCGCGACGCTGCGTCGCATGCTCGCGTTCGGCCTGCCGCTGGTGCCGGCGGCGTTCGCATTCGGGCTCATGGCGAGCCTCGACCGATTCTTCCTGCTGCGCTCGCACACGCTCGCCGACGTCGGTGCCTATTCGGTGGCGATGAAGTTCTTCGCGGTCGCCACGCTCGCAGTGTCGGGCTTCCAGCTTGCCTACGGCCCGATCGCGTACGCGCGCGCCGCCGCAACCGGTGCGGCGGCGGGGCGCATGTTCGCGCGAGTGTTCGCGGGCTTCGCGGCGTTGATGGCGGTCGGAGGGCTCGCGATCTCGGCCGCCGCGCCGCTGGTGCTCGAGTGGCTGGTGCCGCCGGTCTACCGCGACATCACGGTCGCGGTTGCATGGCTCGCTTTTGCCGCCGCCGCATACGGCGCGTACACTCTCGCCGCCATCGGGGTGAGCCTCTCGCTTCGAACCTGGTGGCTGGCAGGGACAGCCGGACTCGCCGTGGTGGTCGACGCGGTCGCGCAGGCGCTGCTCACGCCCCGCTTCGGGGTCGCGGGCGCTGCGGCCGCGACGTGCTGCGCCTACGCCACCGCCGCCGTGCTGACCTACCGCGCGGCCCAACACCTGTATCCGCTGCCCTACCAGGGGGCGCGCGCGGCCATGGTGCTCGGAGCGGGACTCGTGCTCGCGCTGTTCGTCTCCGTGCCGGGATGGATTCCGGCCGGACCGCTCGGATGGTTGGCGCGCGCGGGCGTGGTGGTGCTGTTCGCTGGGGTGCTCGCGGTGACGCGCGCCTGGAGCCTGACCGAGGCTCAGCTTGCGCGTGCGACCGCCGCAGCTCGAGAACCGGATCGCGAGAGCCGAGAGGACTGATCATGTGCGGGATCGCCGGACTCTATTGCCGTGACGAACGCGTGGACCTGGGTCGACTCCACCATATGCAGCGGCTGATGCGGCACCGCGGGCCCCACGACGAAGGGGCGGTGCTGATCGATCGCTCCGGTGCGGTGATCACCATGGGCGGTCCCGACACGCCGCGCGAAGCATTCGCGAGCGGGCTTCGCTTCGCGCCCGGGCGCCAGGACGGGGCGGTCCGCGACGCCTCGTTCCAGATCGGTCTGGCGCATCGCCGGCTCGCGATCGTCGATCTCGGGCCGACCGGTCATCAGCCGATGTGCGACGGCGAGGGTCGCCTGTGGATCACCTACAACGGCGAGATCTACAACCACGTCGAGTTGCGTGACGAACTGAAGCGCGGTGGGGCGACGTTCGTCGGTACCAGCGATACCGAAGTAATCCTCGCCGCCTATCGCGCCTGGGGCGCCGACTGCCTCTCTCGCCTGAATGGCATGTTCGCCTTCGCACTGTGGGACGGCGGCTCGCAAAAATTGTTCTGCGCGCGCGACCGGCTGGGCGTCAAACCGTTCTACTACCAGTGGGATGGCAGTCGATTCGCGTTCGCATCGGAGCCCCGCGCGCTGGTGCTCACCCAGCCGCAGCGTATCCAGGCGCGCCTCGCGGCGGTGCGCGATCTGGTGGCGCTCGACTGGGTCGATCACGACACACACACCTTTTTCGACGGACTCGTTTCGCTGGCCCCCGGGCACTCGCTGACGCTGGGTCGCGACGGGCTTTCCATCCGTCGGTGGTGGACGCTGGATCCCGACGCCCGTGCGACCGGATCGACCGCCGAGTGGGAGGCGCGGTTTCGCGACCTCTTCACCGACGCCGTGCGCATTCGGCTGCGGGCCGACGTCGAAGTCGGCGCGTGCCTGTCGGGCGGTACCGACTCGAGCGCCGTCGTTACCACCGCCGCACGCCAGCTCGAACGACCCATGCATGCATTCACGGTTGCCTACGAAGAGGGTCCGGCATTCGACGAGCGCCCCTTCATGCGCTCGGTCATCGAGGCGAGCGGCGCCACGTCTCATCTGGTGGTGCCCGATGGTCGCGACTTCTGGACGGTATTCGACCGCATCGTGGAGTCGCAGGCCGAACCGACCGCGGGCCCCGGTGTCTACTCGCAGTGGAAGGTGATGGACCTCGCGCACGGCAGCGGATTGCGAGTGCTGCTCGATGGTCAGGGCGGCGACGAGATCCTCGCCGGCTACTTTCGCTACCTGCCGCTGCGGTTGCGCGACCTGCTCGCGACCGGCGACGTCGGGAGCTTCGTGCGGGACCTGGGTGGCGTGGCGCAGCGGCTCGGGCTCGTCCACACGTTCGCGCTCGCCTTCGAGCCATGGCTGCCGGCGGCGCTCGTCCGCCCGTTGCGGCGCGCGTTCGGACAGGGCAAGGATCGCGTGCTGGGAGAGGACCTGAGGGGACGCGAAATCGAGTCGCCCGGGCCGCCCGCCGGCTGGGGCACCGCGGTGCGCGCCCAGCAGGTGTTCGACGCGACGCAGCGGCTGCTGCCGTCTCTGCTGCGCTACGAAGATCGCAACAGCATGGCGTTCGGCATCGAGACGCGGCTGCCGTTTCTCGACTACCGAGTGGTCGAGTTCGCGTTCTCGCTGCCCGACGAACAGAAGCTCTCCGGCACCACCACCAAGTCGATTCTGCGCCGCGCGCTCGCCGATCGGATCCCTCAGCGCGTGCTCGAGCGTCGCGACAAGATGGGCTTCGAAACGCCGACCGACCTGTGGTTGCGGGGTCGCGAGGCCGGCGAGCTGCGGCGTCGGTTGCTCACTCCGGGTGCACTCCACGCGTGGGTGAATCCCGATGCGATGCGTGAACGGCTGGCCGAGTTCGCGGCGGGCCGCAACCTGGGTCTCCAGGTGTGGCGGTGGCTGTCGCTCGAGGCATGGGCGCGCGAATACGTCGTGGCGGATCCTCGGGTGATCGAACGCGCCCAGCCGGACTACACCCACCCCGGGCTGCACCTCAACTATGAACAGGTGCAGCAGCGGATCGAGCAGGAGACCGTCGGAGCGGCCTGAGTTCCTCATGGATCTGGTGGTTCTCTCCGAAGTGAGGTGGGGATACTTCCGCACCCGTAAGCAATTCCTGCTGTCGCGCTTTCCGGAGCGCTGGCGGGTGTTCTTCGCGCAGCCTCCGGCGGCCGGGGCTGACGATCCGTGGACGCCCCGTCACGAGGGCCGCGTGACCTACTTCACGGTCCCGTTCCTCAAGCCCGTGACCCGCAATCGCCTTTACAACGCGGCGGCCGCGACCGCGCCGGGTCGCGCGCTGATCGAACGGACGGCGTGGAGCCATCTGAGTCGTCGGTTGCGCGAACTGGGCGTCGAGCCGCGACCGGTCGTCATGGCCTCGAACATCTACGCGGCGCAGGCGCTCGAGCGCCTCGAGCATCGCGCGGCGTTCTACGACTTCAATGATCATCCCTTTCAGTTCGCCGGAGTCCCGGATTGGACGCATCCTTACTGGCCTCGCGCGCACGCGGCCGTCGACTGGATGTTCGTGGTCTCGGAGTGGTATCGCCGCAAGCTGTCGACGGAGGTCGCAGCCCCACTGGTGCCGCTCGGCAACGGAGTGGAGTTCGATCGCTTCGCGGCCCCGTCGCCGCCGCCGGACGAACTCGCGCAGTGGCCGCGTCCGTGGATCGGCTACGTGGGGTTGCTCTCGCACTTCCTCGACTTCGAGCTGCTCGAACGCCTGCGCGCGGAACGCCGCGGAGGAACGCTGATCCTGATCGGCCCCGGAAGCCCCGCCACCGATGATGCGGTCCGCGCGCTGGCGGCGCGCGGGGGCGTGGCGGTGCTCGGATCGCGGCCCTACGAGCAGGTGCCCGGCGTGATGCAGGCGCTCGATGTGGGTGTGATACCTTTCCGGGCGCACGATTCCTTCGTGCAGGGCATCAACCCGAACAAGGTCTACCAATACCTGGCCGCGGGGTGCGCCACGGTTACCACGCCGCTGCTCGACCTCGAGGCGGCGCCTCCGCACCTGCAGTTCGCCGCGGAACCGGGCCACTTCGTGTCCGCGGTGCACGCGGCGCTCGACGCGGGGCGCGATCCGGATGCCTGCCGCGCGCTGGCGCGCCCGCATGACTGGGGCGAGCGGGCGACGCGCATGGTGACCGAGATCGAGCGTCGGCTGAGCGCCGTTCGATCGGATTCTCAAGCCCGCGAGGACGCATGACGAAAAAGCCGGCCGCTTCGCGCCCCATCTCCGCGCGCCCCGCGTGGTCGTTCGACATTCGCGTCGTGGCCGCGATCCTCGGACTCCTGACTCTGGCGCTGTTTCACGAGGTCGCGCTCGAGGGCATGACGTTCGCCTCGCCTGACGCGAACAACCCGGCCGGCTTCGTGCGTCCGGGCGAGGAAGCGCTCAAGCATGGCGAGTACCCGCTGTGGAATCCCTACGTCTTCCTCGGCATGCCATCGTTCGCCAGTGGCGGCTACAACCCCTACATCTACCCGCCCGACTGGCCGCTCGCGCTCGTCGAGCGTGTGATTCCGCTGCCGAGTTTGACGTGGATGCTGCTCTACTACTTCCTGGGCGCATGCTTCGCAGCGCTGCTCGCACGGGAGTGGGGTGCACGCCCCGGGGCCGCCATGATCGTGGGGGCGCTGTTCGCATTCACCCCCAATCTGGTCGCGGTCGGCTCGCACGGGCACGGAAGTCAGCTGGTCGACTCGGCGTATCTGCCGTTGCTCCTGTGGCTCGCTTCCCGATGGCTCAGGCGCGGCAGCCTTCGAGACCTCGGCTGGCTCGCGCTGGCGGGTGGCTTCCAGATGCTGCGCGGTCACGCGCAGATCGTCTTCTACACCTGGATGGCGGTCGGGCTCTACCTGCTCGTCGACCTCGCGGTCTCGTTCGTTCGAGCGCAGGACGAACGTCCGCTCACGACTCGCTTGCTGCGCGCGGCCGGAATCGGTGCGGCGATGCTGCTGGCGTTCGGACTCGCAGGGTTCTACAACCTGCCGCTGCGCGACTATGCGCAGTACTCGATCCGCGGGGGCGGGGTCGACGGTGGCGTTGGCATGCAGTACGCGACGTTCTGGTCGCTCGCGCCCTACGAACTCGGCACGTTCGTGATTCCCCATGCGGTCGGATTCGGAGGGGCCACCTACTGGGGCGGCATGCCGTTCACCGACTACCCGAATGCCTTCATCGGAGTGGTGGCGCTCGCCCTTTGCCTGCCGGCGCTGTTCGTCGGCGGAGCTCCGCGCGTGTTTGCGCTGGTGCTCGCATTGTTCTCGCTGTTCGTCGCGTTCGGAAGCAACACGCCCGTCTACGGCCTGCTCTATCAGCACCTGCCGCTGTTCAACAAGTTCCGAGTGCCGGTGATGATCGTGCTGCTCACGCACCTCGCGGTCGCGCTCGCGGCGGGCTGGGGTTGGACGCGCGTGCTCGAGGAACGCGACGCTTCCGTTGCGCCGCGCCGCTTCGACGCGTCGCGTGTGCTGCTCGCCGTGGCGCTGATCGGTGCGCTGGTGCTGGTGGCTGCGATCGCGACCGGTGAGGGTTGGCGCACGTCGTACGTAGCGGATGCGCTACGGCTCAAGCAGCGCTTCCAGGCGGACGCCGCAAACTACGCGTTCCAGCTCTACCTCGGCGACGTGAAGCGACTCGGGCTGTTCGCGATCCTGGTCGGGCTGCTCGGATGGGCGGTGGCGCGGCGTCGGGTGCCGGCGCTGCTCGGAAGCTTCGCGATGCTGCTGCTGGTGTGCTTCGAGGTGTGGCCGGTCGACCGAGCGGTCATGACTCCGGTGATCGGAATGCCGGCGATGAACGACCCCGAAACGGGTCGTGACGATGTCGTGCGGTGGCTCGAGAGCAATGCACCGGCGGACCCCTATCGCATTCTGCCGTACAGCGAATACCAGTCGAATCGATTCGCGACGTTTAAAATCGCCTCGCTGGGCGGCTATCACGCAGCCAAGCCCCGCGCGTTCCAGGATCTGATCGAGCGTGACATCCACAACAATCTGAACTGGCAGCGCCTGTTGAACATCCGCTACATCGTGGTGGGCACGATCCTCGACTCGCCGGGACTGGTCGAGCGGATCAGGGGGCAGAGCGGAATCGTGTACGAGAACCTGTTCGCGCTGCCGCGCGCGACCGTGGTCGGGCGCTATCGGGTGGCGCCGGTCGACACGGCGATGATCGACAGCATTTCGTACTCGATCGACGACGTCGCGAACCTGACGTGGCTCGACCGCGATCCGGGTCTCACTCTGGGCCCGGTCGAAGGTGCAACCGCGAAGATCGCGAACTACGGACTCAATCGCGTGACGGTCGATGTCGAGACTCCGGGCCCCGCGCTGCTGCGACTCGCCGACGCCTGGTATCCCGACTGGGTCGCCACGGTGGACGGACGGCCGACCGCGGTGTTGCGAGCCGACTACGCACTGCGAGCGGTCGAGGTGCCGGCCGGCAAGCACCGGGTCGAGTTCCGATTCGAATCGAAGTCGGTGCGACTGGGGCTCACGCTGTCTTTCGTGAGTCTCACGGTGATCCTGCTGCTGCTGCTCGCGGGCTTCTGGACGGCGCGCCGGCGCCGGACCGGCCCCGAGCCGGGAGCTGCCTGAGCTTGGAAACGCTGGTCATCATTCCCACGTACAACGAGCGCGAGAACATCCCGACGCTGCTCGATCGCTTGCTCGCGCTGCCGTATGGACTCGAAGTCCTGGTGGTCGACGACAACTCGCCCGACGGCACCGGAGACCTGGTTGCGGCGCGCTGTGACTCGGAACCCCGGATTCACCTGCTGCGCCGCCCCGGCAAGCTCGGACTCGGCTCGGCCTACCGCGATGGGTTCCGCTATGCGCTCGATCGCGGTGCCGAATTCATCTTCGAGATGGATGCCGATTTTTCACACGACCCGGACAGCATCGGGGAGTTCCTGCGTCACGCGCGTGAAGTGGACCTGGTGCTGGGCTCGCGCTACCTCGGCGGCAAGGTGACCGTGGTCAACTGGCCGCTCGGGCGGCTGATTCTTTCCTATGGAGCGAACCTCTATACCCGGATCATCACCGGGCTTCCGGTGTATGACGCGACCGGTGGCTTCAAGTGCTTTCGCCGGCGGGTGCTGGAGGCGATCCGACTCGATCGGGTGCGCTCCGACGGTTACGCCTTCCAGATCGAAATGAACTACAAGGCGTGGCGCAAGGACTTCCGCATGCGGGAGATCCCGATCGTGTTCGTCGATCGCCGTGCGGGGGTGTCCAAGATGAACCGCAAGATCATCTGGGAGGCGGCCGGCATGGTGTGGCGGCTGCGGCTCAGCGACCTACTCGGACGATTGGAGTGACGCGATGAGAGGTGCGAGCTCGCTCGTCACTCGTTGCCTGTGGATCGGCGCATGCGCGCTGGCGGCAGGTGTGCTGGCGCGGGTCGGTCCGGCGTTTGCCGCCGACGGCTGGCAGACGTTTGCGTATCCCGGCTACTTCACCGAACTGCTCACCACCCCGACCGACGTGTGGTGTGCGACGCGCGAAGGCGGGCTCTACCGCTTCGATCGCGCCGCTCACGTGTTCGAGTCGTTCCATCGCGAGCCGGGCGGAATCGCGGCGAACGAACTCACTTCGCTGGCGCGCGACCGCAGCGGTCGGCTGTGGGTCGGCACCACGGCGGGGGTCAGTCGTCGACGCGCCGACGCGTCGGGCTGGGATCTGGTGAACGTGTTCGACGGCCTGCCTTCGGATTCGGTTCTGTCGCTGCAAGCGGTCGGCGACACGGTCTGGATCGGGACGGCGCGCGGGCTTGCGCTGTGGAACGGAGTCGAGATCTCGGGCTCGCTTCCGGACGGCAACACCGTGTCGTTCGATACGACGTTCACGAATCTCGCGATCACCGCGGTGCTTCAGTTCGGAGATTCGCTGTGGCTCGGCACGCGCAGCGGCTTCGGACTCGCGCGACTGTCGAGCGGGCTCACCGACTGGCGACGGGCGAACGCCGGCCTCTCGATCGGCTCTGAGAACATCCTCGAACTCGAGACCGATGGCACCGACGTGTTCGCGATCAGTTCGCTCGCCTGTCATCGCTGGCGTCCGACCGGGCCGAACTGGGAATTCCGAAACGGCTCGACACTGACCGGCTCCGGCGGTCCCGGCGTGATGATGATCGGCACCGCCGACAGCGTCGCGGTCTTCAATGGATTCAGCTTCGTGGCGCTGCCGAACTCGCCGCGATCGGATCCCAAGTCCGCGGACACCTATCAGGATCAGTTGCGCCCGGCACAGGCGGCCGACGGAGTGGTCTACGCCGCCTCGGGCCGGCAGTTCTACGAGAGCCCGACGGCCGGGGTGTGGAATCGCTACGAGATCGGTTGCCCGCCCGACAACAATCTGGTGAACGTCGCGGTCGACGGGGACCGCGTGTACGTGACGACGGTCAACGGAGCGGGGAGGCTCGCCGGCGGAGCCTGGCGGCACTATCGCGCGGGGCTGTCGTGCGTCGGACCGCAGTGCGACACCACGTTTGCGAATCCGCAATTCACCTTCTCGCTGCTGGTCGATCGCGAGCGCAAGAAGTGGATGGGCTCGTGGACGAGCGCGTTCGAGTGGCTCGACGACACCGGCGCGACGCCGGTGGTGGGGCGCCCGTTCCAGGTCACCTCGGGCGGCGCCAACTCGCCGGAAGCGCCGTTCACCTGGAGCTTCTCGTCGGCGGCCGACAACACCGGAGGCCGCTGGTTCGGACTCGATACTCCGGATCGCGACGGCTACGACCCGGCCGGGCTCGCTTACTACGATGCAAACGAGAACTTCGTGCGTGCTTACACCTCTGCGGCGGGTGGGCTCGGCGGCACCTTCATCCGCGGCCTCAGTGTGGATCGCAACAATCGGCTGTGGATCGGCTACGAAAACGAAGGCGTCGACTTCGTGGATCTGGGCGACGGCAGCGGCCTGCCCGGGGGATTTTCGGCGCTGCGTCTGTCCGAATTGCAGGGGCAGAACGTGCGCGATGTGCTGGCGCGCGGCGATTCGCTGTGGATCCTGACTTCGACCCGGTTGTATCGATTCGGCATCGCGGGGCCCACCAGTGCGACCGCCCGTGACACGCTCGACGTATTCGGAGGAACCACCGACCTGAGCGTGAAGCCGCTCGCAGTCGGACTCGACGGAACGGTGTGGGTGGCGACCGGGGCCGGATTGCGAAGCTTCCGCCCCGACGGGACCGCCCGGTCGTACACGGTTGCGAACTCGCCGCTCGGCTCCGATCTGGTTCGCTCGGTCGCGCTGGATCCGATCACGGGCGCACTGTGGATCACCAGCGTCGGAGCGCTCAACCGCTTCGATCCGAACTTCATTCCGCCCGCGCCTCCGTCGATCGACCGTCTGTCGGTTCGGGTGTGGCCGAACCCCGCGCGCGTCACCGCAATCGGAACGACGCTGCGACTCGGAGGGGATGGCTCGAGCTACACCGGAGCCATCTACGATCTGAACGGTCGCGAGCTGAGGAGATTCTCCACGTCCGCGAATGGCCAGGTGGTGTGGGATGGACGCGACGCGGACGGCCGCGCGGTGATGCCCGGGGTTTACTTCCTGAGGGTTCTCGCCGGCGGTCGCGAAGCCGTCGCCCGCATCGTTCTGCTGCGGTGACCGAAGCTCCGGACGCCGCCCGGTGGTTCGAGCGCGCGCCCTCCGCGTGGGACGCGCTCGTCGAACACGATGTCGCGGCCGGTCCCGCGCATCGCAGCGGTTTCGTCGACGCGCTCGCCGCCACCACACCGGGAGCGACCGCGGGCTACCTGATCGTCGGCCCCGAGCATGAGCCCGCCGGGGGCATGCCGGTGCTGATCATGCGTCGCGCCGGATTCGAGTCGATTCACGCCTTGCCCCACTTGTTGCCCGGAACGCCGCTCGCCCGTGACGGGCAGCATGAGCGTGTCGACCACGCCTGCGCCGC
Proteins encoded in this window:
- a CDS encoding class I SAM-dependent methyltransferase, with amino-acid sequence MSAAWIRMPERGAGEPPLFVRELVAAAPAGAHVLDAGCGPGSWDYPSRPDFAITGFDVKFPPGPPTRAPNVNVFRGDLARLPLRDGRFDLTVCHYVLEHVTELAPCCDELVRVTKPDGTLYLSVPRAAAFDDRLYRFAGYFAKYALGKFRKRIEHQQRFDFEQLTRLFASRGMGLTAFARVPAGFSWMNDARTKRLQGPFTNALAGLHRATGVDLAADANFVMTFRRGVSGPWVERRVTHVCRECGELAVLSPPLPTPRTWQCPYCGELNPLGRPRG
- a CDS encoding glycosyltransferase; amino-acid sequence: MRLFIVPSWYPHACFPFEGAFARDQALALGTLRPEWRVGLGLWNQGEGFVSPDHLRRSPRCLLRALARLSEPPRTTPLTANVFEFEHAALATSQRWNGGNRQALLAASRRNWQRASRDWGAIDVIHAHGSYPGGWVAMQLAREHRVPYVITEHMAPFPLAVYARRDGTLLPILAEPLANASAIVAVSGALARRIEQFGFPAPEVVPNVVDERFFAPAPAPPDTPRGFTFFLLGGMTARKGVSELLQALADLLPRLSELHRAGVRLRIGGDGPDLPRFRAEAQRLGLAERVSWLGMLAPERALEEFQRCDAFVLPSRAESFGIVYVEALACGKPVIATRCGGPDEVVDDTNGVLLPVGDAAALRDALAAFVVGARHFDPVRLRADALARFGRSAVVGRLERVYERVLASPVTRAVGRAD
- a CDS encoding oligosaccharide flippase family protein is translated as MRDALKQLRGESLVYGLGQFGGRAVQLLLVPVLTRVLAPAEYAVSELVVAYSQTAIFLLVLGMDAALARFFYGATDRAARIGMTSTSLWFRLALGLAVALVLLMLARPIAVSLLGNAVYTKYVAIGAATVPFTLLTLFANDVLRVTFQPDKFIAMNLLQTLVAVALALYLVVVRDIGVVGVLYGRLAADGCAALLGLLLLRHSIRFRFEGATLRRMLAFGLPLVPAAFAFGLMASLDRFFLLRSHTLADVGAYSVAMKFFAVATLAVSGFQLAYGPIAYARAAATGAAAGRMFARVFAGFAALMAVGGLAISAAAPLVLEWLVPPVYRDITVAVAWLAFAAAAYGAYTLAAIGVSLSLRTWWLAGTAGLAVVVDAVAQALLTPRFGVAGAAAATCCAYATAAVLTYRAAQHLYPLPYQGARAAMVLGAGLVLALFVSVPGWIPAGPLGWLARAGVVVLFAGVLAVTRAWSLTEAQLARATAAAREPDRESRED
- the asnB gene encoding asparagine synthase (glutamine-hydrolyzing) — translated: MCGIAGLYCRDERVDLGRLHHMQRLMRHRGPHDEGAVLIDRSGAVITMGGPDTPREAFASGLRFAPGRQDGAVRDASFQIGLAHRRLAIVDLGPTGHQPMCDGEGRLWITYNGEIYNHVELRDELKRGGATFVGTSDTEVILAAYRAWGADCLSRLNGMFAFALWDGGSQKLFCARDRLGVKPFYYQWDGSRFAFASEPRALVLTQPQRIQARLAAVRDLVALDWVDHDTHTFFDGLVSLAPGHSLTLGRDGLSIRRWWTLDPDARATGSTAEWEARFRDLFTDAVRIRLRADVEVGACLSGGTDSSAVVTTAARQLERPMHAFTVAYEEGPAFDERPFMRSVIEASGATSHLVVPDGRDFWTVFDRIVESQAEPTAGPGVYSQWKVMDLAHGSGLRVLLDGQGGDEILAGYFRYLPLRLRDLLATGDVGSFVRDLGGVAQRLGLVHTFALAFEPWLPAALVRPLRRAFGQGKDRVLGEDLRGREIESPGPPAGWGTAVRAQQVFDATQRLLPSLLRYEDRNSMAFGIETRLPFLDYRVVEFAFSLPDEQKLSGTTTKSILRRALADRIPQRVLERRDKMGFETPTDLWLRGREAGELRRRLLTPGALHAWVNPDAMRERLAEFAAGRNLGLQVWRWLSLEAWAREYVVADPRVIERAQPDYTHPGLHLNYEQVQQRIEQETVGAA
- a CDS encoding glycosyltransferase, coding for MDLVVLSEVRWGYFRTRKQFLLSRFPERWRVFFAQPPAAGADDPWTPRHEGRVTYFTVPFLKPVTRNRLYNAAAATAPGRALIERTAWSHLSRRLRELGVEPRPVVMASNIYAAQALERLEHRAAFYDFNDHPFQFAGVPDWTHPYWPRAHAAVDWMFVVSEWYRRKLSTEVAAPLVPLGNGVEFDRFAAPSPPPDELAQWPRPWIGYVGLLSHFLDFELLERLRAERRGGTLILIGPGSPATDDAVRALAARGGVAVLGSRPYEQVPGVMQALDVGVIPFRAHDSFVQGINPNKVYQYLAAGCATVTTPLLDLEAAPPHLQFAAEPGHFVSAVHAALDAGRDPDACRALARPHDWGERATRMVTEIERRLSAVRSDSQAREDA
- a CDS encoding polyprenol monophosphomannose synthase gives rise to the protein METLVIIPTYNERENIPTLLDRLLALPYGLEVLVVDDNSPDGTGDLVAARCDSEPRIHLLRRPGKLGLGSAYRDGFRYALDRGAEFIFEMDADFSHDPDSIGEFLRHAREVDLVLGSRYLGGKVTVVNWPLGRLILSYGANLYTRIITGLPVYDATGGFKCFRRRVLEAIRLDRVRSDGYAFQIEMNYKAWRKDFRMREIPIVFVDRRAGVSKMNRKIIWEAAGMVWRLRLSDLLGRLE